A genomic segment from Cyanobium sp. NIES-981 encodes:
- a CDS encoding RNA-binding protein yields the protein MTIYVGNLSFQAEREDLLDLFGQYGEVRQCSLPLDRETGRKRGFAFVELTSDADEQKAIDDLQDVEWMGRMIRVNKATPREGGGGGGNRGGYGGGGGGGGNRAGGYGGGGGGNRW from the coding sequence ATGACCATCTACGTTGGCAACCTCTCGTTCCAGGCTGAACGCGAGGACCTGCTCGATCTCTTCGGCCAGTACGGAGAGGTCCGTCAGTGCAGCCTGCCGCTCGATCGTGAAACCGGTCGCAAGCGCGGCTTCGCCTTTGTTGAACTCACCAGCGATGCCGACGAACAGAAGGCCATCGACGACCTGCAGGACGTCGAGTGGATGGGCCGGATGATCCGCGTCAACAAGGCCACCCCCCGCGAAGGCGGCGGCGGGGGCGGCAACCGTGGCGGCTACGGCGGTGGCGGTGGCGGTGGCGGCAACCGTGCCGGTGGCTATGGCGGCGGGGGCGGCGGCAACCGCTGGTGA